The Ensifer adhaerens genome contains a region encoding:
- a CDS encoding ABC transporter permease: MTHDRNIAIDWALKTYIALALAFIFAPIAASFVFSFNIDRFPSLPLGGFSTVWYEAVANDPLVFEGLLNTLIVGVLVSALSTVLGFGAAYTDFRYSFFGKTVYVALAMLPPTIPVVILGLAMLAFLSNISLSGAIHSVIIAHVVMCAPFAMAITRLRLSQMDPSLEAAAWNLGASEWMAMRHVIIPFCKPAIFASLMITMAVSFDEFAVSWFVSGLNETLPVKVLGFLQGQVSPRINVIGTFVFVASITLVILAQMLIVKRSNAPSAATNGASSA; the protein is encoded by the coding sequence ATGACCCATGACCGCAACATCGCCATCGACTGGGCGCTGAAGACCTACATCGCGCTGGCGCTTGCCTTCATCTTCGCGCCTATCGCGGCAAGCTTCGTCTTCTCGTTCAATATCGACCGCTTTCCCTCGCTCCCTCTCGGCGGCTTCTCCACCGTCTGGTACGAGGCGGTCGCCAACGATCCACTGGTTTTCGAAGGCCTGCTCAACACGCTGATCGTCGGCGTCTTGGTCTCAGCACTCTCGACAGTGCTCGGCTTCGGCGCCGCCTACACGGATTTCCGCTATAGTTTTTTCGGCAAGACGGTTTATGTCGCGCTCGCCATGCTACCGCCGACCATTCCAGTCGTCATCCTCGGCCTCGCCATGCTGGCTTTCCTCTCCAACATAAGCCTGTCGGGCGCGATCCACTCGGTCATCATTGCCCATGTCGTGATGTGCGCGCCTTTCGCCATGGCCATCACCCGGCTGCGTCTCTCTCAAATGGACCCGTCACTTGAAGCCGCAGCCTGGAACCTCGGCGCGTCAGAATGGATGGCGATGCGCCATGTCATCATCCCCTTCTGCAAACCGGCCATCTTTGCCTCGCTCATGATCACCATGGCGGTTTCCTTCGATGAATTCGCCGTTTCCTGGTTCGTCTCCGGTCTCAATGAGACGCTGCCTGTCAAGGTCCTCGGCTTCCTCCAGGGCCAGGTCAGTCCCCGCATCAACGTCATCGGCACCTTCGTCTTCGTCGCCTCGATCACGCTGGTGATTCTCGCCCAGATGCTCATCGTGAAACGCAGCAACGCGCCTTCCGCGGCCACCAACGGAGCAAGCAGCGCATGA
- a CDS encoding ABC transporter ATP-binding protein — protein sequence MTQQPLVTFDGVAKRYGKFTAVSPINLEIRKGEFLAIMGSSGCGKTTTLRMLAGLETPSEGEIRLAGKRINDLPTWQRDTPMVWQSLALFPFLTVCENVEFSLRMRGVPKAERRERVEKWLDRMQISEFADRNVAHLSGGQRQRVALARSLVTEPEILLLDEPLSALDAHLKVRMQTVLSNLQRELGITFVYVTHSQSEAFSMADRVVIMSRGKIEQIGTPQEIYRTPRTRFVAEFLGSSNIFPGKVSSLNAGTMTVATPAGEFQVAGGGTKHLSAGDEATFAISSDRIHLSRERPSAEWNSLEASVVGEEFVGATAVVHLEGLAQIEIKAQKSHDELDRLNFEPGARVWVSWRPDASHILPGE from the coding sequence ATGACCCAGCAGCCTCTCGTCACTTTCGACGGTGTCGCCAAGCGCTACGGCAAGTTCACCGCCGTCAGCCCGATCAATCTTGAGATCCGCAAGGGCGAATTCCTCGCCATCATGGGCTCTTCCGGCTGCGGCAAGACTACGACGCTCCGGATGCTGGCCGGGCTAGAAACGCCAAGCGAAGGCGAAATCCGCCTCGCCGGAAAGCGCATCAACGACCTGCCCACCTGGCAGCGCGACACACCGATGGTGTGGCAGAGCCTGGCGCTATTCCCCTTCCTCACGGTCTGTGAAAATGTCGAGTTCAGTCTTCGCATGCGCGGTGTGCCCAAGGCCGAGCGCCGCGAGCGTGTCGAGAAGTGGCTCGATCGCATGCAGATATCGGAATTCGCCGACCGCAATGTGGCGCATCTCTCCGGCGGCCAGCGCCAGCGCGTGGCGCTCGCCCGCTCGCTGGTCACCGAACCGGAGATCCTACTGCTCGACGAACCGCTCTCGGCGCTCGACGCCCATCTCAAGGTCCGGATGCAGACCGTCCTTTCCAATCTGCAGCGCGAACTCGGGATCACCTTCGTCTATGTCACCCACAGTCAATCCGAGGCCTTCTCCATGGCAGACCGCGTGGTGATCATGAGCCGCGGCAAGATCGAGCAGATCGGTACGCCCCAGGAGATCTACCGTACCCCGCGCACCCGCTTCGTCGCCGAATTCCTGGGATCGTCGAACATCTTCCCGGGCAAGGTTTCCAGTCTAAATGCCGGCACGATGACGGTCGCGACGCCCGCGGGTGAGTTCCAGGTGGCAGGCGGAGGCACCAAACACCTCTCGGCGGGCGACGAGGCGACTTTCGCCATATCGAGCGACCGCATTCATCTCAGCCGGGAACGGCCCTCCGCGGAGTGGAACTCTCTGGAAGCCTCCGTCGTCGGCGAGGAATTCGTCGGAGCCACCGCCGTGGTTCACCTCGAAGGCTTGGCCCAGATCGAAATCAAGGCGCAGAAGAGCCACGACGAACTCGACCGGCTCAACTTCGAGCCCGGCGCACGCGTCTGGGTGTCCTGGCGGCCGGACGCATCGCATATCCTGCCGGGTGAATGA
- a CDS encoding GlxA family transcriptional regulator — MMHGTILPRSAYQTPTKPPIRPLLRVGFILARSFTLSAFALFVDTLRLASDELDKSGRIRADWQVLGNTRHLITSSCGVQVAPTSGLVDPVQFNYIIVVGGLLNSESPIDDETVGFLKKAAARKVPLIGLCTGTFILADAGLMSGHNVCVSWLHYQAFRERFPDLKVRSDRLFNLDRSRGSCAGGSSAADMAAHIVRLHISKEAERNALEVLQIDKARSQLHVQPRKPLAIESNDPRLNAALIIMEQHTENTLSIPDLASSVGLSRRQLERLFMEKAKMSPALVYRKFRLERAKHLLTQTDASLIEIALEVGFESAGHFSRIFAKAYGQSPSRLRAQQST; from the coding sequence ATGATGCACGGGACCATCCTTCCGCGATCGGCCTACCAGACACCGACGAAGCCGCCGATCAGACCCCTGCTCCGGGTGGGCTTCATCCTTGCCCGGTCGTTCACGCTTTCCGCCTTCGCCCTGTTCGTCGACACCCTCCGGCTTGCGAGCGACGAACTCGACAAGTCCGGCCGCATCCGCGCCGACTGGCAGGTGCTCGGCAACACGCGGCATCTGATCACTTCGAGCTGCGGCGTGCAGGTGGCGCCGACATCGGGCCTCGTCGACCCCGTTCAATTCAACTACATCATTGTGGTCGGCGGTCTGCTCAACAGCGAAAGCCCGATTGACGACGAGACGGTCGGCTTCCTCAAGAAGGCGGCGGCGCGGAAAGTTCCGTTGATCGGCCTTTGCACAGGCACCTTCATCCTGGCTGATGCAGGCCTGATGTCGGGACACAATGTGTGCGTCAGCTGGCTGCACTACCAGGCGTTCCGTGAGCGTTTTCCGGATCTCAAGGTTCGCTCGGATCGCCTGTTCAATCTGGACCGCAGCCGTGGATCCTGTGCCGGTGGCAGCAGTGCTGCCGACATGGCAGCCCATATCGTGCGGCTTCATATCAGCAAGGAAGCGGAGCGGAACGCGCTCGAGGTCTTGCAGATCGACAAGGCGCGCTCGCAACTTCATGTTCAACCGCGAAAGCCGCTGGCAATCGAGAGCAATGATCCCCGTTTGAACGCTGCCCTCATCATCATGGAGCAGCATACTGAAAACACGCTCTCGATCCCTGATCTAGCCTCGTCGGTCGGGCTTTCGCGACGCCAGCTCGAGCGGCTGTTCATGGAAAAGGCGAAGATGTCGCCGGCCCTCGTCTACCGGAAGTTTCGACTGGAGCGCGCAAAGCATCTTCTCACGCAGACGGATGCATCGCTGATCGAGATCGCCCTCGAAGTTGGCTTCGAGAGCGCCGGGCACTTCTCGAGAATATTCGCAAAGGCCTACGGCCAGTCGCCGAGCCGGCTCAGAGCGCAGCAATCGACGTGA
- a CDS encoding exonuclease domain-containing protein, producing MSTSRVRVIDLETAGNGPNDVCEIGWQDVILEEEGRWAVNDERGALMVNPGRPISPDTMAIHHILDEQVSGAPYWKDVAPGVLRPPGRIDVLAAHRAAFEQRYCTPRLTGGLPWICTWKCALRVWPELPRFSNQMLRYQRMPEGLVHEIGLPAHRGMPDAYVTAHHLRDLLNATSLDQLLAWSAEPGLLPRVPSGPDRGKGWDRLSTETLTEFLRDRDSDIRFSAQTELQRRGEFEPTAAVEPMQRTLL from the coding sequence GTGTCGACATCCCGCGTTCGCGTCATCGATCTGGAAACGGCCGGCAACGGACCGAATGACGTCTGCGAGATCGGGTGGCAGGATGTCATCCTCGAAGAAGAGGGACGATGGGCCGTCAACGATGAACGTGGCGCACTGATGGTCAATCCCGGGCGACCGATTTCGCCCGACACGATGGCCATCCACCATATTCTCGACGAGCAAGTCTCCGGCGCGCCCTACTGGAAAGATGTCGCGCCCGGAGTATTGCGTCCGCCCGGCAGGATCGACGTTCTTGCCGCACATCGTGCGGCCTTCGAACAACGGTACTGCACCCCTCGCCTCACGGGCGGCTTACCCTGGATCTGTACCTGGAAGTGCGCCCTACGGGTTTGGCCCGAGCTGCCGCGATTTTCCAACCAGATGCTTCGCTACCAACGTATGCCCGAAGGGCTCGTTCACGAGATAGGTCTGCCGGCCCATCGAGGCATGCCGGATGCCTATGTCACCGCCCATCACCTGCGCGACCTGTTGAACGCGACATCGCTCGATCAGCTGCTGGCGTGGAGTGCTGAGCCGGGGCTGCTGCCGCGCGTGCCCTCCGGGCCAGATCGTGGGAAGGGTTGGGATCGTCTTAGCACCGAGACGCTCACGGAATTTCTTCGCGATAGAGATAGCGATATCCGCTTCAGCGCTCAGACCGAGTTGCAAAGGCGAGGTGAATTCGAACCGACCGCTGCCGTCGAGCCAATGCAGCGAACCTTGCTATGA
- a CDS encoding cold-shock protein: protein MATGTVKFFNQDKGFGFITPDNGGTDVFVHVSALEGATSLRDGQKVSYELGQDRKTGKSKAENVRSA from the coding sequence ATGGCAACCGGTACCGTTAAATTTTTCAACCAGGACAAGGGTTTTGGATTCATCACGCCCGACAACGGTGGAACGGACGTTTTTGTCCATGTGTCGGCGCTGGAAGGCGCAACCTCACTGCGCGACGGCCAAAAGGTCAGCTACGAGCTTGGCCAGGACCGCAAAACCGGAAAATCGAAGGCCGAAAACGTCAGGTCAGCCTGA